TTGCCGTTGCGTTCAGCAGCATAGATCAGGCGTTTACCATCGGGCGACCAGCGCACCATTCTTTCCTGTTGCGGCGTATTGGTGATACGTTTGGTCATATTGCCTTCCACGCTGGTCACGTATACTTCGCCTCTGGCCACAAAGGCCATTTCCTTGCCATCGGGGCTCATCGCAAATTCGGTAGTGTTACCGCTGACAGGGATATTCCTGACAGTGGCCGCCCGGCCATCGTTGAAAATGCGGACATCCAGTTTACGGGGCTGTTCGCCCTCTTTCAGCGTATATATTTCCCCGTTATAGGTAAAACAAAGTGTATTATTATCTGATTTAGACAGGTTACGCACCGGGTGTTTGGAGAAGCTGGTCAGCTGCTGCATGCTGTTTTTATCCGACAGCGACGCCTTGAACAGGTTCTGGGAGATGCCACCCTTCTCGCTGAGATAGTAGATGGTGTTGCCACTGCCAAAAAGCGGTTCTCTGTCTTCTCCGGCGTATTCTGATACCTTTTCGTAGGTACCTTTGGCCACATCCATGACCCATATATCCCTTGTTACAGCAGAGATGTGGTGTTTACGCATGGGATCTTCATATCCCTTGCGGTCCTGGAAAATGATTTTGTTACCGGCAGCATTGTAGTGAGCAACATCGGTGCCGGCAGCGCTGATCAGTAGCGGCCTGCCGCCTGTTACCGGAACGGTATACATGTTCCTGAACAAACGATAAGGAAACCTTACACTTGTAGCGGGAGCATTCCGTATGCTTCCAAAAAGCACCTGCTTATTGTCGGGCGTAAAATCGTAGGGAAAGTCGCCGGCGCTGTTGGTGGTTAGTCTTACCGGCGTACCACCGGTAGCGGGCATTACAAACACATCGAAGTTGCCGTAACGGTCGCTCGCAAAAGCGATATACTTCCCATCGTGGCTCCAGACAGGCATCATATCATGTGCCTGATGGATGGTAAGCGGCACTGCTACGCCTCCTTTAGTATCAACCCGGTAAATATCTCCCTTATAACCGAAAGCAATTGTGCTACCATCCGGGGAAATAGCCGGATTTCGCAACCATAGGGCATTTTCCTGGGCATAGGTAGTGGCAGCCATCAGCATGGCTGCACATCCGAATAATAACTTCTTCATAAGCGATATCAGATCTGTTGTTAAACTCAGCAAAATGCTGACAGGGTAAAATAAGCAATGCCTGTATTTTTGTCAACCCTAATAATGATAAATGGCAGATGAAGATTAACAAAGGTACTATCTGAACATAGTGCGGAATATACGGTCCCACAGTGTGGAGCTTACCCCGAACCCCAGATCGTCGTTTTTGTAATGATGCAGGTGATGGTTTCGCCACAATGGTTTCAGCCATTTGAAAGGTGGCGCCCATGCGTGGATGGCATAATGCATGCTGCCATAAGCCAGGTAGCCTGATACGAATCCCGGGAAAAACACGAATGCGTTATCATCCATCAGGAGATAAAAGATGGTGAAGAGAAATGAAGAGATGAGCAGGCTTGGTACCGGCGGCATGAACAGGCGTTGCTTATCCCGTGGATATTCGTGATGGTTGCCATGCAGCGTGTAGGTAACTCTTTTTGCAATGGGATTTTCGCTTACCCAATGAAAAATAAACCGGTGCGCCAGGTACTCGAACAGCGTCCAGCAGAACAGGGCTCCTATATAAGTTAATACGATCCTCCATCCCGGGTACTGCAACGTGGTAGCACTGTAATAGAGCATATAACCGATGACAGGCAGGTAAATACCGAAAATGATGGCCGGATGGGTTTTCGTGAGCAACTCGAGATAGCGGTTGCTGAATAGTTGGGCCTGGCCTTTGTTATGTACTTTTTCGAATTTCATATAAGCGGTGATTGGGATGTAAGTTGGGGTGATTGCGGGTTTTATCCATTTATTGGCGGATGAGTTGGGGGATTTTTGGGTTGAGGTGGGGGAAAATGGGGTTGAGGTGGGATGACTTATTCCGTTGTTTTGTAATGCCGGGTAAACCCAATCATATTACGCGGTTCCTGTTGCGGGTTAAGTAATTCTTTAAGGTATTCAAAGATTAACTGTATATCCTTATCGTAGCCAGCAGTCTTCTTTTCCAGCTGTTCCAGCTTCAGTAAAATATCTCTGTGCGTTAGTATGATCTCCCGCATTCTCGTAAAAATCCTGATGATCTGAATATTGACGGCTATTGCCCTTTCACTGTTCAGGATACAGGACAACATGGTAACACCATGTTCTGTAAAACAAAATGGCGCATAACGGAGGCCCTGGCGATCTTGTTTGGAGGACGCAAATTGCGTCCTCCAATTTTCTAATTCCTTTGCGTTCATTTCAAACATAAAATCGCCAGGGAAGCGGGTTTTGTTTCTTCTAACGGCCTCTTTCAGGCGTTTGGTTTCTACACCGTATAGTACTGCAAGATCACGGTCCAGCATTATTTTCTGGCCTCTGACGAAATAGATCTTGCCTGTCACAATTTCATCTGGCACCAAAGGGTGTGCCTTGGGTTTTGTCATATAGTATATAATTTTATCGTTTTTGTAAAATATCTGGTAATCGATCACTCGCGGTAACCACCTGTGTTTCGTGAGTATACAGTTGGAAGGGAACGATAGGCAACAAACGAATTTATTTATAGGCGGTACAATAACTTTGGGAGAGAATTCTCTGTTAAAAATCGGATAGACAATTTTCAACAACTCTAAAAGTAAAGAAATTTATATTAAAACATACTCTCAATGTCTAAAAAATTCAAACCAGCTATATATTTGATTAATTCTCTAACACTCAAAAACTCTCCTTCTTCAATTTCATATACTCCCTCCGAAGCATATTAAGCACCTCTCTATACTTCGCCACTGAAACGAGGTTCGTTGTTTCATGCGGGTCATTTTTTATATCAAACAGCACTTCATCGCCATGCTCAATAAACTTCATGTACTTAAAGCTTTTAGTTACCACTCCCTCCATTTGAGGAATTTGATATCCTCCCAGGAAGTAATGCTGATAGAAGAAACTGTTCCGCTCAGGTATATCATTTTGCATGAGGCCGAGCAAATTCATGCCCTGCATCTGTGCGGGAACCGGTACACCTGCCATTGAAAGAATAGTTGGAGCTATATCAATATTCAGTGCGATTTTATCAGGGCGGGTTTGCCTTATTTTATCCGGAAAGCGAGGGTTGTAGATAAACAGTGGCACGCGGATGGATTCTTCATAACCATACCATTTACCTTCCATTCCATGTTCTCCAAGAAAAAAACCGTTGTCTCCCATTAAAATAATAATGGTGTTTTGATCGATATCAAGTGCTTTCAGTTTCCTCACAATATCACCCAATACGTCGTCTACACCGGTAATCAGCCGGTAGTAGTTTTTTACATTTTCCTGGTATAACTGATCTGTACCAAACAGCCCTTTCCACCTGATTCTGGCCAGATTGCTGTCGGTTTTGAGAAACGCGGGGAGCTTATTCCAATATTCAGGAGCTGCGGTAACAGGGTGCGGAATCACCACCTCTTTATAGTATTCTTTATACCGGGGCTGAATGATAAATTCAGGGGGTAACCCATCCTGTTCATGTGGTGCTTTGAAGCTTACTGACAAACAAAAAGGAACATTTGCATATTGATCCAAAAAACGGAGAATAGCATGATCGAGTGTATCCGTGTCATGGATCTCATGGTCATTTGCATCGCGGGTAATATAATCTGGCTGCCCTTTGCCGCCCGCTTCGGTATTCACCGAAAAATCAAATAACTGATCCGGGAAATCTTTTCCTACCCCAAACTTTCCTATAAATCCGGTTTTGTATCCGGCTTTTTTAAGCAGGGCCGGATAGGTTTGTGATAAAGCCCGGGCAGACAGATTGGTGGCAAAGTCGTGGATACCATGCCTGGATTCGTATTGGCCGGTGACGATACTGGCCCTGCTAACACAGCAGATAGAAGTGGTGACATAAGCATTCCGGAAATAAATTCCGGCGCTGGCCAGCTTATCCATGTTAGGTGTTTTGATAACAGGATTACCAGCCACTCCCATCGCATCCCAGCGTTGGTCATCTGTCAGCAGGAAAATAATGTTAGGTCGTGTACGAACAGGTTTCGCCTGCCATTTGTGTTGAAGCCTGTTTTCTGCCGAAGATAGCTCCGGCATATTTCCGCGGGATGCGGCTATTTGCCGGTGACGCATCCCTTCGCCACCGGCAGCCGCAGTAATGTGCGATATTTCCGATTTTATGTTTTTATTTTGACAGTGGGCCGCAGTAGCAATAAGCATTAACGTTCCCAGAAAAAAGCACATTAAAACTCTTTGTTTCATAGCATGGCTAAGGCACAAAATTTATTGGATGCCAGGCGGTATACCAGGCCCCCCAGTTCGGCCCGTAGGCGTATGACAGATATTGCCGTTTGGCAGGGTTGATATGTCCTAACTCATCGCCACTCCATCCGCAATTATGCAGATAAGGCTTGAGGTAATCATGAAATTCTGATATTTTGGTGAATGTGATCCCATCCGAAGATTCCCATAATACGAGGTAACTGGTTGGTGAGAGCCGGGATGCCGTGTGGATCGCCTGGAACTTCTGCAGATCGTCGCGGTACTTTACATCACAACGATCGGCGCCGGCGATGGAAGCCTTGTTGATAGCGGTTCCTCTGAAAGTCATGCTGGCAGGCCAGTTCGCATTGCTCGCACTGGCAGTGGCTACGCGGGTTTCATTGATGCCTACATCCGTCCAGGTATAATAGAAGTAAAGCGTATCGTTCTTTACTACCATGCGGGGTTCGCCGGCGCCCCAGGAATCTGCGTTGCCTGTGAAGGTCACTACTGGCTGCGGGTTGCCGCCCCATCCGCTGCCGTTCCATTTTTCCCAGGGACCCAAAGGCGATTGAGCGCGCGCCACATAAGCATGGTTGAATACACCGCGACTGTCTTCCGTAGAGGTATACCCAATATAGTAATATCCTCCAAACTTAATCACACCAGGGTCGCATACGGAGTAATGATCTCTGGATCCGGGAGTAGGCCGCAGAGACACCTGGTCGGCAGTCCAGGTGATTCCACCATTTGTAGACTGGCGATAGTCAATTTCATCCCATATGCCGGATATAGTTGGCGAGCTCGCAAACCAGGCATCGATAGAACCATCGGCATGTGTCATGATAGACGGGCCATAGCGGTAGCCTCCCGGCGCATAGATATCCCATCCTGTTTCTATTTTGAAGGCGCTGGTAAATGGAGGCGTAATGCCTGAATTATCCAGGCTCGCTCCCACTTCTGCCAGCTGAAATACGTAATTCCCCACATCGTCCAGGCCAA
The genomic region above belongs to Chitinophaga sp. 180180018-3 and contains:
- a CDS encoding ORF6N domain-containing protein translates to MTKPKAHPLVPDEIVTGKIYFVRGQKIMLDRDLAVLYGVETKRLKEAVRRNKTRFPGDFMFEMNAKELENWRTQFASSKQDRQGLRYAPFCFTEHGVTMLSCILNSERAIAVNIQIIRIFTRMREIILTHRDILLKLEQLEKKTAGYDKDIQLIFEYLKELLNPQQEPRNMIGFTRHYKTTE
- a CDS encoding sterol desaturase family protein, with translation MKFEKVHNKGQAQLFSNRYLELLTKTHPAIIFGIYLPVIGYMLYYSATTLQYPGWRIVLTYIGALFCWTLFEYLAHRFIFHWVSENPIAKRVTYTLHGNHHEYPRDKQRLFMPPVPSLLISSFLFTIFYLLMDDNAFVFFPGFVSGYLAYGSMHYAIHAWAPPFKWLKPLWRNHHLHHYKNDDLGFGVSSTLWDRIFRTMFR
- a CDS encoding sulfatase, whose protein sequence is MKQRVLMCFFLGTLMLIATAAHCQNKNIKSEISHITAAAGGEGMRHRQIAASRGNMPELSSAENRLQHKWQAKPVRTRPNIIFLLTDDQRWDAMGVAGNPVIKTPNMDKLASAGIYFRNAYVTTSICCVSRASIVTGQYESRHGIHDFATNLSARALSQTYPALLKKAGYKTGFIGKFGVGKDFPDQLFDFSVNTEAGGKGQPDYITRDANDHEIHDTDTLDHAILRFLDQYANVPFCLSVSFKAPHEQDGLPPEFIIQPRYKEYYKEVVIPHPVTAAPEYWNKLPAFLKTDSNLARIRWKGLFGTDQLYQENVKNYYRLITGVDDVLGDIVRKLKALDIDQNTIIILMGDNGFFLGEHGMEGKWYGYEESIRVPLFIYNPRFPDKIRQTRPDKIALNIDIAPTILSMAGVPVPAQMQGMNLLGLMQNDIPERNSFFYQHYFLGGYQIPQMEGVVTKSFKYMKFIEHGDEVLFDIKNDPHETTNLVSVAKYREVLNMLRREYMKLKKESF